The genome window CAAATTGCCCCTGCGGGAGGCGTAATAAATCCACTGCCGCCAGGTTCAGGATGGGAGAGGTATTGCTAGCGACCGGCATAGGTCAAATCATCCTGCAAATCTTCCCTGGAATAATGCCGCGGTACGCCGCGCTGTCCGAGTAAAAGGCCGAATTCGAATTTTGTCATTCCGCACAACTGACGCGCCTTGCCGAAGGACAGGATCCCCTGTGTGTACAGGGAAACCGCCAGTTCAAGCAGCAATCGCTGCTGGCGCTCGCCGCCCGGCAGGCGCATGGCTTCCGCTACCGAATCGGGGATTTCAAGATGAATGGTCATACGCTGCTCCTCCTGTTATTATAGCGCAAGTGATCGGGACTCTTCCCCTGCGCCCGGCCTTCCCCGCCTTTTATGTTTTACTCAAAGGATGAGGAAATGGATGGATTTTTTTCATGATGGACTCCCTGAACATGCCCGGGTTGTACATCAAAAAATGACTCCGTCCTTGCAGGCGGTGTCATTTTGGTAGAACGAGTTGGGGTTGGGTCTCCCGCAAAAGGATCTACGGTCCCCACTTCATGGAATATGCATACGTTACGAGCGGGAGCATGGGACGCCCGTCGGTGTAATACAACTGTGCCGCGCCGCCCTGATGGATCTGGTCGTTCTGCGCATTGGCTACGATGACAAAACTGGCATCCGGTGCCCAGAGCGCTTCGTTCATGCTTTCAAAGGTTTCCGGACGCAGGACCGTGCGGCTGGTCACGCCGTCCGCCGCAGAACGCACGAGCTGCAATGGCGGACGGTTGATAAAGTCGTCCGTGGTGGGTACGCTGGCATAAAAGTAATACAGCTGACCGTCGGGGGCAAGTAAGGGATTGTCAGCAAGATCGGCGGGGTTGGTATCGAAATCCCCCCGAAACAGGGTAGTGACGTTCCCTGTGCCAGTATCCACGCGCCAGAGACCGGCGCTGAACATGCCCATGAATGGACTGGCGGCGAACAGGGTGGAGGCATCCCCGCTCATTGTGTAATCGCCGCAGCAGATGATCGAACCTTCACCGCCGTTCAGGCGGACAAGCGCTCCGCCGTTAAGATAATAAATGGCGGTGGATGCGCCTTCGTAATAACCAAGCGTGACGATGAGTTTGCCGCCATCCGCAGAGTACATCTCCGGCCAGTACAGTTCCTGCGGGATGACCAACCCGTCGCCTATGTCGTTGGTCTGGTCCTCCAGAACGCGGTTGGATTGTCCGCTCAGGATGGAATAGAAACTCAAGCCCCGGTGGCCGAAGGCAATGGTCTGTCCGTCCGGCGACCAGACCGGGCTGATGAGCCGCGTAAGGAAGGGATTGTTCTCGTCCACGGCCCCGCCCTCGAAGATCACGGCGCGGCTGCTGCCTTCCGCATTGACGGTGAGCAGCTGGTTGTTGGATACATATACAAGGCTGCCGTCCACAAGGGAAACATCATATTCACTTACGTTCACAGGTTCGAATGTCAACTGTGTGACGGTGACGCCGTCCCTGTCGAGGCGGTAGACCTGCGAAAGTCCGGCGCCGTCATTGCCGAGATAATACATCGAAGCCGGGAGCAGGCCGGGAGTTGAGTCGGGAGGCGCGGATTGAGTCAGCGCCTGGAATGTGGCGGCAACTATGGTCTCCACGTTGGCGGGGCTTGCGGGCACAGGCTCGGTCAATGGGTTGGCGCAGGCCAGGCTGATTCCGATTAAAGAAAGCAGGGCAAAAAGGATGCGGGATTTTTGTTTCATAATACACCTCTTAAGTTGGTTAAATAAAACAAAGACGCCAATCAAAACAGGAATGTTTCCTGATCAACGCCTTTGTGGTTATCTGACAGTCTAGATCTGTTCGTAGTGATGCACAGGGACGACAAACAGGGTGGCGCGTTTTTCAGCCTCCTTCGGCGGCAGTGAAGTGCGCGCTGTTGTGATGGCCGCATCCACCTGGTCGTCTTCCACGCCCAACAGCATGGTGACAACCCCGCTGCGTAAAAAACCGCCGGTGGATGCCACGCGTGTCACGCGGAAACTCCCGGCCGTGAAGGCCTGTGTGAGCGTGTCGGCGTCGTTATCCTTTACGATGATGATGATCATTTTCATGGCGCTTTCTCCTCAGAGTTGTTCAAATCTTTCCACAGGTAAAGCGAATACCTTTGCGCCGCCAACCGTCACAGGGACGGGGGCCGGCATGGGCATCGGGGAACCTTCCAATGGGAGGGTCATATATTCAATGCGCTGACGGCAGGCTTCCTGTAGCGCAGCCAATGCCTGTGATTCCTTCTCGGCAGGCAGGCCGATCAGCAGGGTGGCGTTGCGTCTTCCCAAAAAACCGCCGGCGCTGGAAAGATACGTCAGCGATGCACCGACGTTTTTCAGGGCTTTGGTCGCAGTTTCGAGGTCCTGGTCCTGCACAACGGCTACCAACAATAAGTGGACGTGGGGATTTGTCATTTTGTACTCCCTGTCTTTTCAAGGCCATATACCTGCAGCAGCGGCGTCACAAAAAGAAGGCCGCTTTCCGGCAGGTTGAGATCACCGGTGATACCTTGCGTGGCATCCACGATTTTTTTGATCTTTCCTTCATCTTTTATCGCGGTAAAAATGGTGCGGCTTAATGTCTGCAGCTGGGGTCCTTCATAAAAATCGTCCAGCGAAGGGAAGAGCGGCATGTCATCGCGCAGTCCCTGTTTTTGACCAAGCCTTCCCAAACCGGTGCTGTACAGGACGGTGGCCCCCACCACGCCGATTTTGCTCCATGCCCCCAGCAGCTCTTCCAGCAGATCTGGATTGTTCAAGACGAGGGTGAGCAGGTACATCACGACGCCTCCAATTCCACCGCCTCGGATGAAGCCCGACCCTGCCCGGCTTCGAGATGTATTTCCTGGCCTTTGACATCCTTCCGCGCGAACAATGCCCGCAGGATGGGCGGTGTGATCAATGTGGTGACGAGGATCATGACAACAATTGCTGAAAATTCATTTGTGCCGACGAGTTTATTGCTTATCCCGATGCTCGCCGCGATCAAACCGACCTCGCCGCGCGAGATCATGCCTGCACCCAGCTGCACGGATTCGCGTCCTGAAAGTCCGCCCAGTTTTGCGCCCAGGCCTGCGCCCAGCCATTTTCCGATTATCGCAACCAGTACGAGAGCGCTGGTAAAAAGCAATGCCTGTGGTGGAAAGCCGCGCAGATTAATGGATAAGCCGATTTGCACAAAGAAGACCGGTACAAACAGCCCGTATGCCATTGCATGGACGCCTGTTTCGATGCGCTCTTTTTCAGGTGTGCGCGCCAGCATCAATCCTGCAATAAATGCGCCTGTAATTGCCGCCAGCCCGCCAGCATATTCGGAGGCAATGCTGTACGTGAACATGGTGACAAGCGAAACGCTGAGCAGTCCCTGGCTGATCTGCAACTTTGAGACACGGCGGATGATCCACGGCAGGATGCGCATCCCGAACATGACCGATAAAACGATGAAACCGGCCATGCGGATGATGATCAGCAGAATATCAAGTCCACCGCCCCCGCCCCCGCCAAGAAAAGCGAGAAAAACAGAAAGTAAAAGGATGATCAGAATATCGTCAAAGATTGCCGCACCAAGCAGGCTTAATCCGACGCGCGTGCGCAGGACCTTGAGTTCCATCAGTGTCTGCGCTGAAATGCTGACACTGGTCGCGCCTAGTGTCAGACCAAGAAAGAGCGCGGCGGCGTGCGTCATGCCGAAGAGCAGCCCCGTCCCCCATCCCAGCAAGACGGGCCCCACCACGCCCATCGTCCCTGAAAAAACTGCGACACGCATATTGTCCCTCAAGTCATCAAACTGGAATTCCAGTCCGGCAAGGAACATCAGCAGTAAAACACCCATTTCACCGAACAGGCGGATGAATTCGGAAAGTTCGTGCGCAATGAAGGAAATCCCAAACAGATTCAGGAGGGATGGACCGAGCAGAATTCCCACGATCAATTCACCCAGCACGGAGGGCTGTCCGATGCGCGTGCTTAAGTACCCCGCCGTCTTCGCGGCAAGCAGGATGATCGAAAGAAGGAAAGCCAGTTGCAGGAAAACACTCATGCTGGAAGTATAACTCGAAAGTGTATGATGATTAATGGCTTTTCCTGCGTGTATCGAGATACTCTTCCACTTCGATCATGGGCGGACGTTCGCCCTCGGTGATCTCTTCCACCTCCAGGGAGAAACGCTCCCGCCCATAGCGGATGAGTTTCATGGTGGTGTTCACGTTTTCCAAAAGGCTGAGGGCATAGCGTCTTTCCAGCTTGCGGATGACAGCCTGGATGATTGCAAAGGACATTTTGCTGAGCGATTCCAACGGCTGGTTATGATGGATGCGTTCCAGCAGATCGACCTGCCCGATGGAGTTCAACCCGAATGTGTCGAGCATGTCGATCAGCAGGCCGATCTCGACGCCGTAGCCTGAAAAGAAGGGAAGTTGTTCCAGCGCCTTGCGCCTGCCGCCGTATTCGCCGGAGAGCGGCTGGACAATGCCGGAAAGTTCGGGGTAGAAGAGGTTGATTAACGGACGCGCGGTCAATTCAGTGACGCGCCCGCCGCTGCCCGCCTGCATTTTGTTGCCCACTTTTAACGGGCGGCGGTAAAAACCCTTCACAAAATTAAGTTCCGGTTTGAGCAGAAGAGGTCCGATTAACCCGTATACAAAGTGTGGGCTGATGTTGACAATATCCGTATCGATCCAGATGATGATGTCGCCGCGCGTGCAATACAGACTTTTCCATAAGGCTTCGCCTTTTCCAGGTCTCGCCTTATAGTTGGGTAATGTCTCCTGATGGATATGGACCGGCACCCCCAGTCCCTCGGCGATCTGACGCGTACGGTCTGTGGAATTTGAATCCATCAGGACGATTTCATCCAATAACGGCACCTCGGTCATCAACGCATTTTGAATGGTGGTGATCACCTTTCCCACTGTCTCTTCCTCGTTGAGTGCGGGCAGGGCAAGACTGATGGCGATACCCTGCTTTTCCTTCAGCGAAAGTAAATATTTCAGGTCCTTGAACTCGTCGCCGTGAAATGTGTTTTCCGCAAACCATTTATCCACGAGCACCGAGATGGCGGATTGTCCCGCCTCTTCACTGGCAGGGTTTACTTCATATGGCAGCTTTGTCTTGACCAGCAGCACGCCATGCCGGCTTTCGTTCATCATCTTTTCAGCGGCCGTCCCGATGACCGGTGGTTCATTCGGACGCGCCGATGTGCCCATGATGATCAGGTCGTGCTCCTGCGATGATTTATAGATCGTGTCAATGGGGTAGTCTGTAATGACTTCATTGCGCTGGATTTCGGGGAGGTTTCTCAGGACACGCTCCGCGCCCTTGAAGGCCACATCCTGTGCCGCGGTCATGTTTTGCGAGAACAGGTGCAAGGATGAAATTTTTGTATGCTGGGTCCTGTTTAAGGACAGGGCAATCCGCAAGGCCAGCCCTGTGTACGGCCCGCCGCGTATGGGGATCAATGCGCTTTTTATGTCGGCGGTGATCTTTTGATTTACGATTGCAATATTGCAGGGTGTTTGCGTGAGCACCTCGGAGACCGTAACCTGCAAGGCCTCGAACTGATTGGGATATTCCAGAATTAATAAATCCGGCTGTTCGTCTTCGATCACCTTGACCAGATCATCCCAGGGCCTGTGCGAGACATGCACCTGCGCCCATTTATTGTTCCGCTTTACCTTGTATAACTGCTTCAAGGTCTTTCGCAATTCCCGTGCATGCAGGGTTGCCGTACTTAATGACTGTCCCTCTGGCACGTAAATAAACCCGGCCAGCAGGATTTTTTCGCCTCCGGCGACGGCATGCCCGGCATTGACGGCTGACGTTTGATCGCATCCATGCACAACCGCCACAAGCACCTTCGAGATCAGGTTGTTTTTTGAAACCGAATTCATGACATTTCTCCTCTTACTTCATGGAGCAGGGGGTTGATCTTCATCTTGTAGATGCGGTCCCAGATAAAATTGGAACGGACAAAAGACTTCATTCCCAGCACCATGTTCCCGTCCAGTTTTTCCACGATCATTCTGCCGACTGTTTCGGGGTCTTCCTCGGGGATGAAATAGGATGCAAACTCGCCGCCGAGCTTTCGCAGGGGCGGGATATCCGAGCAGAAGATGGGCATCGCCGCCAGTCCCGCCTCCAGAATGGGAATGCCAAACCCTTCCTCGAAACTCGGCAGGAACAGCGCATCCGCCAGTTGATAAAAATCGGAAATGACCGCATCGGGAATGTATTCATCCGTCAACTCGGCAAGGAAGTGCGCCGCACCGCTCAATCCAAGGTCGCGCCGCAGGGCAGCCAGTTTCTCGAAATATTTTACATTGGCGGGGTTGTGCGGACCAAGCGGTCCCGTCACCACCAATTGGGCGTCTGTGTACGCCTTTCGCACATGCACGAGTGTGTTCAGCGCCAGTTCGATGTTCTTGCGCGATGTGATCCGTACCGGCAACAGCAAAAGCGGGTTTGCATCCAGCAATCCCGTTTTGGCGATATACGTTTGCGTTTCCTCTTCGAGTTTGAAAAACCTGTTCACATCCACGCCGTTTGCGACAACGATAATGTCCGACTTTTTTAATTTCATCAGCCCGGCCAGTTCGTCCTGCCGCATGTCGGAGATGGTCACCTGCGTCACTCCCTTCCACGCGGTCTTCAGGAGATCCCACGGATATCCTTTATGCAGTTCAGGCAGATAACGCGGCGTTGTCCAGGCAAGGTCGTGATGCCACAGGATCATGTGCAGGTCCTTCTGCCTCTGGCTGATGTTGAAAAGCGCGGCGGTCAGTGCAAGATTTTTATTGAGCGAACAGACGTTATGGGCAATGAGGACTTCCGTATCCTGAAGATGTTCGGACAGGGCCGCCTCGATCCTCCCGACGGCTGATTCGAAACTGCCGGGGACTCTCCCCCGGTCCAGTTCCTCCTTCATGGACAGGATGTCCGCGTGGCGCGAATCCACCAGCGGGATGGATGTGAAGCGGATGTGCGAATCCACCTGCCTGCCACGGGCGGCAATGACCTGCACTTGATGTCCGCCGCGAGCCATTAATCTGGCATGGTGATCCATGACGCTCTCCACGCCTCCAACCACGGGCGGCGCGGAATAATGAAGAAGGGTGATTTTCATTTCGGTTTTCCTTGTCCTATTTTTTTCCCCGATGTTTGATGAAAGCGGATCGATCTGATGAACCCATCCGCTTTGAGTATACTCCAATCTTATTTCGATTTCCGCTTTGTAAGCATGCCGAACGGCGTGGTGGACTGCGCGGATGGGTGAAAAATCCCATGCTCGGCGGAGCGCAGTTCCTCCACGGTAAAGAAGGCATTTGGACTCACGGATTTGATCCTCTCCGCCACCATCGTCAATTCCTTGCGCATCACCACGGTATAGATCAGTTTCACGGGCCCCTGCGAACCCATGCCGCTGACAATGGTCACCCCGAAGCCATTCTCCTTCAGGGTCTTTGCAAGGGACGTGGAAACCTCCTCCGGCACGATCGCGCGGACAACCAATGTACCGATCGCAAGTTTATCCTCGATGAACATGCCGAGATAATTCCCCGCTGCAAATCCCGCTGCATACGCGAGATAGGCAACAATATTGTTCGACCCCCTCGTGATCTGTGCGATGATGCTGACCCAGATGAAGACCTCCACGAAGCCAAGCAGGGGCGCGAGATGTTTCTTGCCGCGCGAGGTGAAGATGATGCGCACTGTGCCGAGCGCCACATCGATCAGGCGGGCGATGAATACAAATAAGGGAAGGATGATCCAGGTCTGCCAGTCGAACGTTTCCATGTCTGCTCCGCGCACTGATTTTGGGTGCCGCCCCGCAGGTTATACAAGCTTTGATCGACCTGGCCGCACCTGCGGGATGTTTTCTTTATATCCATTATAAACTCCGACTGTGGCCCATGTTCGGGAAGAGCCACTGGTCTTCGTAGTGTGCCTGCATGATCTTATAGTAATACAGGGCCTCCTTGTTTGGCAGGGTGTAATCCCACTCGCTATGCAGCCGCTGGGACTCGGACAGGAATTCGTCGTCGGAGATCGTTTCTTCGGCAAGTTGGGAAATCAGGTCGGAAGAACCTGCGCCTTTGGAGAATTTCTGCTTGGGGCGGTTGACGATCTCGTCGGGCAGGTCGTCCGCGAATGCCTGGCGCAGGATGTGCTTGGGCGCGCGTCCATTGTGTAATTTCCACTCGGCGGGAAAACCCAGGGCGGTCGAAACAGATTTCACGTCCAGAAAAGGGACGCGGGCTTCCAATCCAAATGCCATGGACATGCGGTCGGCGCGCTGCAGGTTCGTGTTGTGAAGCGCCTCGGTGATCTCGATCATTTCATCCTGCAAGGCTTCGGGGTCGTCGAAATCCGCGAGGTAATCATAGCCCGCGTAGACTTCGTCCGCGCCCTCACCCGTTAGAAACACTTTGACGTGGTCGGACGCAAGTTGCGACAAAAAGTAATTTGGGATGGCACTGCGCACCAACGCGGGGTCGAAGGTTTCAAGGTAATACAACACATCGGGGAGCACATCCAGCATGTCCTGCGCGGTGTAGACGAGTTCATGATGCCGGGTGTTGAGGTGCTCCGCCATCAGTCGCGCGGCGGGCAGGTCTTCACTGCCCTCCACGCCGACAGCAAAGGAATGCAATTGTTCCGTGCCTTCACATGCCAGCATGGAGACGATGCTGCTGTCCAGTCCGCCGCTCAGGCTGACGCCGACAGGGACATCTGCCAGCATTCGTTTGTGCACTGCATCCCGCAACGTGGACTTGATGAGCGGCAGGGCGTGAGCCTCGCTCCCATCGAACTTTTGTATCGTTTTTCCGACTTGATAAAAACGCTTCCATCCTGACCTCGAATGGAACCAGTGACCTGCGGGAAATTCCTTCACCGAATCGACCTTCCCCTCAAAAGCCTTGATCTCGGATGCGAAATACATCTGGTTTTCATTCGCGCCGAAGCCGAGATAGAGCGGTTTGATTCCCAAGGGGTCGCGCGCCAGCAGATATTCCCCGTTCTGATAAATGACGAAGGCGAACATGCCGTCGAGCAGTTTCACGAATTCGGGGCCGAACTTTTTGTACAGATGCAATAGCACCTCGGTGTCTGAATGGGTTTCCAGCTTCGCATCTGAAAGATATTTTCTTTGTAGTTTGCGGTAATTATAGATTTCGCCGTTAAATGCGATCCATGCATCTTCGAACTGCATGGGTTGATGTCCGCCCTCGACATCCAAAATGGCAAGCCTCGTATGCCCGATGGAAGCATGTTTTAGTTCCTCCACACCGTGTCCATCGGGTCCGCGGTGCGCCAGTTTTTCGATCATGGATTTGACGTTTCCATTTGCTGGTTGACGTAATACGCCAGCGATTCCACAC of Anaerolineales bacterium contains these proteins:
- a CDS encoding glucosyl-3-phosphoglycerate synthase, with translation MNSVSKNNLISKVLVAVVHGCDQTSAVNAGHAVAGGEKILLAGFIYVPEGQSLSTATLHARELRKTLKQLYKVKRNNKWAQVHVSHRPWDDLVKVIEDEQPDLLILEYPNQFEALQVTVSEVLTQTPCNIAIVNQKITADIKSALIPIRGGPYTGLALRIALSLNRTQHTKISSLHLFSQNMTAAQDVAFKGAERVLRNLPEIQRNEVITDYPIDTIYKSSQEHDLIIMGTSARPNEPPVIGTAAEKMMNESRHGVLLVKTKLPYEVNPASEEAGQSAISVLVDKWFAENTFHGDEFKDLKYLLSLKEKQGIAISLALPALNEEETVGKVITTIQNALMTEVPLLDEIVLMDSNSTDRTRQIAEGLGVPVHIHQETLPNYKARPGKGEALWKSLYCTRGDIIIWIDTDIVNISPHFVYGLIGPLLLKPELNFVKGFYRRPLKVGNKMQAGSGGRVTELTARPLINLFYPELSGIVQPLSGEYGGRRKALEQLPFFSGYGVEIGLLIDMLDTFGLNSIGQVDLLERIHHNQPLESLSKMSFAIIQAVIRKLERRYALSLLENVNTTMKLIRYGRERFSLEVEEITEGERPPMIEVEEYLDTRRKSH
- the asnB gene encoding asparagine synthase B, with protein sequence MCGIAGVLRQPANGNVKSMIEKLAHRGPDGHGVEELKHASIGHTRLAILDVEGGHQPMQFEDAWIAFNGEIYNYRKLQRKYLSDAKLETHSDTEVLLHLYKKFGPEFVKLLDGMFAFVIYQNGEYLLARDPLGIKPLYLGFGANENQMYFASEIKAFEGKVDSVKEFPAGHWFHSRSGWKRFYQVGKTIQKFDGSEAHALPLIKSTLRDAVHKRMLADVPVGVSLSGGLDSSIVSMLACEGTEQLHSFAVGVEGSEDLPAARLMAEHLNTRHHELVYTAQDMLDVLPDVLYYLETFDPALVRSAIPNYFLSQLASDHVKVFLTGEGADEVYAGYDYLADFDDPEALQDEMIEITEALHNTNLQRADRMSMAFGLEARVPFLDVKSVSTALGFPAEWKLHNGRAPKHILRQAFADDLPDEIVNRPKQKFSKGAGSSDLISQLAEETISDDEFLSESQRLHSEWDYTLPNKEALYYYKIMQAHYEDQWLFPNMGHSRSL
- a CDS encoding DUF2179 domain-containing protein → METFDWQTWIILPLFVFIARLIDVALGTVRIIFTSRGKKHLAPLLGFVEVFIWVSIIAQITRGSNNIVAYLAYAAGFAAGNYLGMFIEDKLAIGTLVVRAIVPEEVSTSLAKTLKENGFGVTIVSGMGSQGPVKLIYTVVMRKELTMVAERIKSVSPNAFFTVEELRSAEHGIFHPSAQSTTPFGMLTKRKSK
- a CDS encoding glycosyltransferase family 4 protein, whose amino-acid sequence is MKITLLHYSAPPVVGGVESVMDHHARLMARGGHQVQVIAARGRQVDSHIRFTSIPLVDSRHADILSMKEELDRGRVPGSFESAVGRIEAALSEHLQDTEVLIAHNVCSLNKNLALTAALFNISQRQKDLHMILWHHDLAWTTPRYLPELHKGYPWDLLKTAWKGVTQVTISDMRQDELAGLMKLKKSDIIVVANGVDVNRFFKLEEETQTYIAKTGLLDANPLLLLPVRITSRKNIELALNTLVHVRKAYTDAQLVVTGPLGPHNPANVKYFEKLAALRRDLGLSGAAHFLAELTDEYIPDAVISDFYQLADALFLPSFEEGFGIPILEAGLAAMPIFCSDIPPLRKLGGEFASYFIPEEDPETVGRMIVEKLDGNMVLGMKSFVRSNFIWDRIYKMKINPLLHEVRGEMS
- a CDS encoding cation:proton antiporter; translated protein: MSVFLQLAFLLSIILLAAKTAGYLSTRIGQPSVLGELIVGILLGPSLLNLFGISFIAHELSEFIRLFGEMGVLLLMFLAGLEFQFDDLRDNMRVAVFSGTMGVVGPVLLGWGTGLLFGMTHAAALFLGLTLGATSVSISAQTLMELKVLRTRVGLSLLGAAIFDDILIILLLSVFLAFLGGGGGGGLDILLIIIRMAGFIVLSVMFGMRILPWIIRRVSKLQISQGLLSVSLVTMFTYSIASEYAGGLAAITGAFIAGLMLARTPEKERIETGVHAMAYGLFVPVFFVQIGLSINLRGFPPQALLFTSALVLVAIIGKWLGAGLGAKLGGLSGRESVQLGAGMISRGEVGLIAASIGISNKLVGTNEFSAIVVMILVTTLITPPILRALFARKDVKGQEIHLEAGQGRASSEAVELEAS
- a CDS encoding UPF0175 family protein, with translation MTIHLEIPDSVAEAMRLPGGERQQRLLLELAVSLYTQGILSFGKARQLCGMTKFEFGLLLGQRGVPRHYSREDLQDDLTYAGR
- a CDS encoding cyclic-di-AMP receptor, whose product is MKMIIIIVKDNDADTLTQAFTAGSFRVTRVASTGGFLRSGVVTMLLGVEDDQVDAAITTARTSLPPKEAEKRATLFVVPVHHYEQI
- a CDS encoding cyclic-di-AMP receptor; its protein translation is MTNPHVHLLLVAVVQDQDLETATKALKNVGASLTYLSSAGGFLGRRNATLLIGLPAEKESQALAALQEACRQRIEYMTLPLEGSPMPMPAPVPVTVGGAKVFALPVERFEQL